In a genomic window of Styela clava chromosome 11, kaStyClav1.hap1.2, whole genome shotgun sequence:
- the LOC120347562 gene encoding uncharacterized protein LOC120347562 yields the protein MRAASPNSAKMDKYFCIAILFSFTVAINGGLLTGSGDSCTTECLDTKEVCYGSDMDSCFCPAGFKGDNCDEPNTDYIDEMCPLPDPIPKSCDAAINQCGTCASGTKCCSDGCILSCQPTFPSLPTCTSTTDCPGNEICHILEPSQNICMCPFGFTGDDCMEKPAGYDDRCPLPDDPVDLCDISETFDECFAGIPFSMCPDGKICCLRSDGCLFECISIDKKPPPKISKLALIAILMGLKNRPKQTVRRPPIVQVAPYAPYVQAAPHVPYIQAAPHVPFVQVAPAPVPVVQVAPAPVSITPSFTGAACGYGEALIHGCPDVCQSARCMIHDAVICRVHPCNGCTARWYNHQGHDVTASCGHVVG from the exons ATGAGAGCAGCTTCACCAAACTCTGCCAAGATggataaatatttttgcattgcaATCTTATTCTCGTTTACTGTTGCTATCAATGGGGGATTATTAACTGGCTCGG GAGATTCATGCACCACGGAATGCTTGGACACAAAAGAAGTTTGCTATGGATCGGATATGGACTCATGTTTTTGTCCAGCTGGATTTAAAGGTGACAACTGCGATGAAC CCAACACCGATTACATTGACGAAATGTGTCCGTTACCAGACCCGATACCGAAATCTTGCGATGCAGCCATTAACCAATGTGGAACTTGTGCTTCGGGCACGAAATGCTGCTCAGATGGATGCATTTTATCCTGCCAACCTACTTTTCCAA GTTTACCAACCTGCACATCAACCACGGATTGTCCAGGAAATGAAATTTGCCACATATTGGAACCATCGCAGAATATTTGTATGTGTCCATTTGGATTTACAGGGGATGATTGTATGGAAA AACCTGCAGGATACGACGACAGATGTCCTCTTCCGGACGATCCAGTCGATCTTTGCGACATATCCGAAACATTCGATGAATGTTTCGCTGGTATTCCTTTTAGCATGTGTCCGGATGGAAAAATTTGTTGCTTAAGATCAGATGGATGTTTATTCGAATGCATTTCAATAG ATAAGAAACCACCACCAAAGATTTCAAAACTTGCTCTAATTGCAATCCTAATGGGTTTAAAGAATCGTCCCAAACAAACTGTACGAAGGCCACCAATTGTACAAGTAGCACCGTATGCACCATATGTACAAGCAGCACCACATGTACCATATATACAAGCAGCACCACATGTACCATTTGTTCAAGTAGCTCCTGCACCCGTGCCAGTGGTACAAGTAGCACCAGCACCCGTGTCAATTACTCCATCATTTACAG gtgCAGCATGTGGTTACGGAGAGGCTCTTATTCATGGATGTCCAGATGTGTGTCAAAGTGCTCGCTGCATGATTCATGACGCTGTAATTTGTAGAGTTCACCCTTGCAATGGGTGCACTGCAAGGTGGTACAACCACCAGGGACATGATGTCACAGCATCCTGTGGTCATGTCGTGGGATAA